The Apibacter raozihei genome contains a region encoding:
- a CDS encoding alkaline phosphatase family protein: protein MKKMKITVLITLFLIIVDSNKIQSQENKVFLITLDGLRWQELFRGAEWELLQDKNYTQDIERLKNKFWKESDEERRKALFPFIWDKVEKQGVIIGNRDKNSRVNVKNGMHFSYPGYNEIITGKPDDTRINNNNKVGNPNVSLFEFANQDPMFKGKIAIFGGWDVFPFIFNEERSKLPVNAGYRHSLSSNPSFLEKFLDKFQDETPKRWQGVRFDVFTHNYALETIKKEKPRLVFIGYGETDDFAHDGSYNHYLESAHVNDQMIRELWEYVQSDSYYKDQTTFIITTDHGRGTGDHWKDHYFAIPGSSETWLILIGNQVHPPLFDKEQYYNDQIAATIAKILQIDYKPKDVGSALY from the coding sequence ATGAAAAAGATGAAAATTACCGTACTCATAACCCTTTTTTTAATAATAGTTGACAGTAATAAAATACAATCTCAGGAAAATAAAGTTTTTCTGATTACACTGGACGGATTAAGGTGGCAGGAATTATTCAGAGGAGCTGAATGGGAGCTTCTTCAAGACAAAAACTATACACAGGATATAGAACGGCTAAAAAATAAGTTTTGGAAAGAATCGGATGAAGAACGAAGAAAAGCCTTATTTCCTTTTATATGGGACAAAGTAGAAAAACAGGGAGTAATCATTGGGAACAGAGATAAAAATAGCAGGGTTAACGTAAAAAATGGAATGCATTTTTCTTATCCGGGATATAATGAAATTATAACAGGAAAACCTGATGATACAAGGATTAATAATAATAATAAGGTAGGGAATCCTAATGTTTCCCTCTTTGAATTTGCAAATCAGGATCCTATGTTTAAAGGTAAAATAGCCATATTTGGAGGATGGGATGTTTTTCCATTTATATTTAATGAAGAAAGAAGTAAGCTTCCCGTTAATGCAGGTTATAGACATAGCTTGTCTTCAAACCCATCATTTCTTGAAAAATTTTTGGACAAATTTCAGGATGAAACACCTAAACGTTGGCAGGGAGTCCGATTCGATGTTTTTACCCATAACTATGCATTGGAAACAATCAAGAAAGAAAAACCCAGATTAGTTTTTATTGGTTATGGAGAAACGGACGATTTTGCTCATGACGGATCTTATAATCACTACTTGGAATCGGCTCATGTAAATGACCAAATGATCAGAGAATTGTGGGAATATGTACAGTCAGATTCCTATTATAAAGATCAAACTACATTTATAATTACGACTGATCATGGCAGAGGTACAGGAGATCATTGGAAAGACCATTATTTTGCAATTCCCGGTTCATCAGAAACCTGGCTGATTTTAATCGGTAATCAGGTTCATCCTCCACTATTTGACAAAGAACAATATTATAATGATCAAATTGCCGCTACAATAGCAAAAATTCTACAAATTGATTATAAACCCAAAGATGTTGGAAGTGCCCTTTATTAA